The genomic region CCAACAGCCGCAAGCCAGAAAAACAAACGAGTGACCTATACAGGGTAATCCAGAGGTTTGAGGAATCCACTCGGGACTACCTGAACAGATTCAACAGAGAAAAGGTCTCCATCCCAAAATGTGACATACCCACAGCGGTAGAAGCATTTAGGCGTGGAATTCACCACGATTCAGATCTATACAAGGAACTCACCAAGTACCCGTTTACCACCTTTGAGGAGGTACAACAACAGGCACTGGCTATCATGCGCCCACAGGAGGATGAATCCATGAGGGATACGTACGATATAGAACGTACCAACAGGAAAATCATCACAGAAAAGAAAAGTGAAAGATCTAAACCATACCGCAAGAACACCGTGAACAAAGTTTCAGGAGACACCGATTGGACGGAAAGCGCTAACTTGCCTCCCAAGTTGAGTGAGTATGGGTTCACCATAGGTATCACAAGGGCATTGAAGGCACTAAAGGAGCTCGGACAGAGAGTCAGGTGGCCCAATAAGGTACCCAGGGAGAACGACAGAAGGGATGCTAGCAAGAAATGTGAATACCACCATGACATCGGGCACAACACGGAGGATTATGTAGTCCTGGGCAAGGAGATAAAGCGCCTTCACGGAGTAGGTTGCCTTGAACATTAATTACTACCAAAAGGAGCCAAGTCCGGGAAGGTAAACATAGTAGAGCAGGTACTCCCGTCACCACCTCCATTGTACTCCAAGGTTGTGAATGTTATTACAGGTGGATCCGAGATATGTGGGCTGACTTATTCAGCAGCGAAGCGGCATGCAACTGAGACTAAGGGAGACAAACCGGAGTCCTCTTGCCGCATCAACAGGAACGACTTGCCATTAGTCACATTCGATGAAACAGACATCCAAGATGAAGGGGAACAACATCACGACGCATTGATGATCACCCTCTCAATAGGAAATTGCCTGGTAAGGAAGATATTAGTTGACACCAGGAGCTGCGTCAGCCTCATAATGCTGGGAACCCTAGAaaacatggggttcagcgagaaaGACCTGCTAAGAAAGGCAGTACCCCTGGTTGGTTCAGCAAAGAAACAAAGCACTCTCTGGGAGAGATTGTAATTCCTATATTCGCCGGAGGAATTAACAAATAGGTGAGGTACTTGGTCATCGACGGCCCGTCCACTTACAATGTAatccttggcaggccctggattCATGAAATGAAAGCGATACCATCCACGTACCACTAGAGCCTGAAATTCCCAACACCTTGGGGAGTACAGGAAATACGCGGAGACAAAgaggaagctagagactattacAAGGATGCTCTCAAACCTACAACGAGTCCACCAGCATAGCAATTATAGAGGTTGTCCGTCCAGAGGGAGTACATCGAGCCCCCACAGGCAGAACTTGACAAAGTACATCTGGATGTACAATGCCCTGAGCAAACTGTGCTGATTGGAGCAGACTGTACAGGTAGTATCTGTCAAAACCTACTTGCGTTTTTGCGtgctaacatggattgctttcCTGGTCGCACGATGATATGGTAGGTATTGACCCAAGTGTTATAACGCACCCGTTGGAACATCGACGCCAACTATCAACCAGTACAACAGAAAAGGAGGAAGTTTGCTCCAGAAAGAAATGAGGTAATCAATCAAGAGGTAGACAATCTGCTAGCAGCAGGAAAAATCAGGGAGGTTAGGTACCCCGAATGGCTTTCTAACGTCGTGGTAGTACCCAAGAAGAGCAATAAGTGGAGGGTATGCGTAGAATTCACGGACTTGAACAAAGCATGCCCAAAAGATCCCTTCCCATTgccacacatagacgcaatggtggacATAACATCAGGCCACAAAATGCTCACTTTCCTTGATGCATGGAGTGGGTACAATCAGATCGAAATGCACCCGAATGAGGAGAAAATGGCCTTCAGATCTGAGAGGGGCCCATACTGCTGCAACGTGTTGTCGTTCGGCCTCAAGAATGCCTACTCGACCTACCAACGTCTGGTAAacaaaatgttcaaaaataaaaTTGGGAAAACAATAGAAGTTTACATAGACGATATTGTGGTCAAGTAAAAACAAGCAGAACAACACATGGTCCACTTAGAGAATACCTTTGAAATACTCAGGAAGTAACATATGAAGTTGAACCCCATGAAGTGTACCTTCGGGGTGTCTTCCAGAAAATTCTTAGGGTACTTAGTCACCCAGAGGGGAATCGAAGCAAGTACAGAGCAGATCCGAGCAGTGCTACAAATGGAATCCCCTCGGAAACCGAAAGACGTGCAAAGACTCACGGGAAGGGTGGCAGCCCTGAACCGGTTCTTTTCCAGGTCTTCAGACAGATGTCGGTTGTTCTATGACATCCCGAGGAAGAGCAAACGGTTCGAGTGGACGGAGGAGCATGAGAAGGCATTTGAATAGCTTAAAAGCTACCTGAGCACACCTCCGTTACTCTCTAAACAAGAACCAGGAGAACCCTTGTACCTACACTTATTGGTTACCGAGGTGGCAGTCAGCACTGTGCTGGTACGAGAGCACAAAGAAGCACCGAAACCTATGTACTACATCAGTAAGCCTCTGCTACCTGTAGAGACCCGGTACACCTCACTAGAAAAACTTGTTTTAGCACTTGTTATTGCTTCATATAAGTTGCGCCCCTACTTTGAGTCTCACACCATCTCTATAATCACAAATTACCCCCGAATGCTATAATGAGAAAACCCGAACTGTCAGGTATAATGGCTAAGTGGTCTGTCCACTTGAGCGGGTACGACCTGAAATTTGAACCCCGGACAGCCATCAAATCCCAGACCCTAGCTGACTTCGTGTCAGACTTTAGCCCGGCTCTCCAACCTCAGGCCGACAAAGACGTGCTGATCCTGAGTGAGGACAAGGGTGACCAAAGGTGGGTACTGTATGTTGACGGGGCTTCAAACATGAGGGGAACGAGTGTAGGACTGGTCCTCCGGTCACCTAAAGGGGAACATATTGTTTATGCGGTACGGTGTGAATTCAAGGCGACCAACAATGAAGCCGAATACGAGGCCCTGATCTTGGGACTACAACTAGCCTTGGACCTACGAGTCAGTCACATAGAGGTGTACAACGATTCCCGGCTTATTTTAAACCATGTGAATGACTTGTATGTCGCCAGGGATTCCAAAATGGTAGCCTTCTTAAAAGTGGCGAAGGATCTCAAACTTCGTTTCGCCACCTGCTTCACCAAACAGATCCCTAGAGACCAGAATGCTGAGGCAAATGCCTTGGCAACATTAGGGGTAACATTTAAGCCCGGGATAATCTCTATAGTCCCTATTATACATGTGTTAGAACCAGCTATCTGCCAACAGGAACATGAAGGGGCAGACAAGGGCACATATTCACAATGGACACACGAAGTAGGGGTAATGTGTACCTCAACAGCCCAGGATGAAACTCCAGATTGGCGGCAGTCTTACCATGACTGGTTACAAAATGACGTACTCCCTGCCGATAAAAAGGAAGTCAGGAGTTTCAAAGTGAAAGCTTCCAGGTTTGTACTGATTGATAACATATTATTCAGGAGATCACTGGCAGGACCCTACCTGCGATGTCTGAGCAGTTAGCAGGCACATGCTGTTATGCGTGACATCCACAGCGGGGAATGTGGAAATCATGCAAGGGGTTGGTGCCTGTCCAATAAAGCACTCAGACAAGGGTACTTCTGGCCGACCAAGCACAAGGAGGCAATGGAATACGTAAATAAATGCGATGCATGCCAAAGACATGCGCCAATTAGCCATCAGCCGGCAGAACCCATGCATCCAATAATCTCGCCATGGCTcttcatgaagtggggaatgAATATTGTGGGACCACAGTCCCGTGCTTCAGGAAACAGGGTCTACATGCTTGCCATGACAAACtatttctccaagtggatagaggtgGAGGCGTTTCCCCAGGTCCTCGAGCGGCACGTGATCTCTTTTTTCAAGCGGAACATCATACGCAGATTTGGTATCCCTTCAGAAATAGTGTGCGACAATGGTTCCCAGTTTGTATCTGACATAATGGAGGCTTTTTATGCCAGGTGGAACATTGCACTGTTCAAGTCCACCCCCAGGAATTCTCAGTCAAGCGGACAGGCGGAATCCAGTAATAAAATTGTCATGGAGAACCTGAAAAAGAGATTGGAGGAAATTGGGGGTAAATGGGCAGATGAGTTTCCCCCTAGTACTTTGGTCTGATAGAACCACTCCCAAAGTGGCCACAGGGCAAACACCGTTCAATCTAGTGTATGGGACTGAAGCCATGATCCCTTCTAAAGTGCGAGTACTAGCACACAGGTACGGCTGCATAATAGAAGACAGAAATCAGGTGGAAAGACACTATGGACGAATTAAGAACTGGCGCTCAGATC from Silene latifolia isolate original U9 population chromosome 3, ASM4854445v1, whole genome shotgun sequence harbors:
- the LOC141649085 gene encoding uncharacterized protein LOC141649085 is translated as MAKWSVHLSGYDLKFEPRTAIKSQTLADFVSDFSPALQPQADKDVLILSEDKGDQRWVLYVDGASNMRGTSVGLVLRSPKGEHIVYAVRCEFKATNNEAEYEALILGLQLALDLRVSHIEVYNDSRLILNHVNDLYVARDSKMVAFLKVAKDLKLRFATCFTKQIPRDQNAEANALATLGVTFKPGIISIVPIIHVLEPAICQQEHEGADKGTYSQWTHEVGVMCTSTAQDETPDWRQSYHDWLQNDVLPADKKEVRSFKVKASSGECGNHARGWCLSNKALRQGYFWPTKHKEAMEYVNKCDACQRHAPISHQPAEPMHPIISPWLFMKWGMNIVGPQSRASGNRVYMLAMTNYFSKWIEVEAFPQVLERHVISFFKRNIIRRFGIPSEIVCDNGSQFVSDIMEAFYARWNIALFKSTPRNSQSSGQAESSNKIVMENLKKRLEEIGGKWADEFPPSTLV